A single Myxocyprinus asiaticus isolate MX2 ecotype Aquarium Trade chromosome 50, UBuf_Myxa_2, whole genome shotgun sequence DNA region contains:
- the LOC127438981 gene encoding interferon-induced protein 44-like — protein sequence MAPLTSNLTKEQRKQLCALLGNVKLTLLYKASFHGYNASAFHQQCDHQGPTLLVAYNYSGYIFGGYTSVDYAQTGGYITDENAFLFSIQDGAPVTFKVNSGHNARLDDSGVPNFGQQLYFCYNNQPYVHDQRVNMYHAKRSGGNAFGYNSASLYGNDNALIECELYKVEQIPKVRAEEKPWRNILWTTQQRGKLMELIKKHKPLMTSVSRVRILMIGPVGAGKSSFFNSINSIFMGRMTGKAMSGSSSTSLTTQFRTYPVKDGREGKPLSFVLCDTMGLEEQSGAGLDIEDISSILQGHIQDRYKFNPVTPYQSVQKAPISASLQEKIHCVVYVIDGTKISLMSSKLEEKLAAIRRKVNSMGIPQFVLMTKVDEVCPLVEKDLQNIYVSSYIKKKVQEVSSRLGVPLSCVLPVKNYSQELELNFSCDVLLLTALQQMLNFADDYLDDVSPMERNSI from the exons ATGGCTCCTCTCACTTCTAATTTaaccaaggagcaaagaaaacaGCTCTGTGCCCTGCTGGGGAATGTGAAACTGACTCTTCTCTACAAGGCTTCTTTCCATGGATATAATGCTTCTGCCTTCCACCAGCAATGTGACCATCAGGGTCCCACCTTGCTTGTAGCCTACAACTATTCAGGCTACATCTTTGGGGGATACACTAGTGTAGATTATGCTCAAACTGGTGGTTATATTACTGATGAGAATGCATTCCTGTTCAGCATTCAAGATGGAGCACCTGTCACCTTCAAAGTTAACAGTGGACATAATGCACGTCTTGATGACTCCGGAGTGCCCAACTTTGGTCAACAATTGTACTTTTGTTATAACAACCAACCTTATGTGCATGATCAAAGAGTGAATATGTACCATGCTAAAAGATCCGGGGGTAATGCATTTGGGTACAATTCGGCATCATTATATGGGAACGACAATGCGCTGATTGAATGTGAATTGTACAAAGTGGAGCAGA TCCCTAAGGTCAGAGCTGAGGAGAAGCCATGGAGGAATATTCTGTGGACAACTCA ACAAAGAGGAAAGCTTATGGAATTGATCAAGAAACATAAACCCCTGATGACCTCTGTGAGCCGTGTTCGAATCCTCATGATCGGTCCTGTaggtgctggaaagtccagtttCTTCAACTCCATTAACTCCATCTTCATGGGTCGCATGACTGGCAAAGCCATGTCAGGATCTTCAAGCACTAGTCTGACCACACAG TTTCGCACATATCCAGTGAAAGATGGTCGTGAGGGAAAGCCATTGTCCTTTGTGTTATGTGACACCATGGGATTAGAGGAGCAATCAGGAGCAGGACTGGATATCGAAGACATCAGCAGCATTCTTCAAGGTCACATCCAAGACCGTTATAAA TTCAACCCTGTGACACCATATCAATCTGTGCAAAAAGCCCCCATATCTGCATCTTTACAAGAAAAGATCCACTGTGTGGTGTACGTGATAGACGGGACCAAAATCTCCCTCATGTCCAGCAAGCTGGAGGAAAAACTTGCTGCCATACGCAGAAAAGTGAACTCAATGG GTATTCCCCAGTTTGTCTTGATGACAAAAGTAGATGAGGTGTGTCCCCTTGTGGAGAAAGACCTACAAAACATTTATGTCAGTTCCTACATCAAGAAAAAG GTGCAGGAGGTGAGCTCTCGGTTGGGTGTTCCTCTCTCTTGTGTGTTACCAGTGAAGAACTACAGCCAGGAGTTGGAGCTGAACTTCAGCTGTGATGTTCTGCTTCTCACTGCTTTACAGCAGATGCTCAACTTTGCTGATGACTATTTGGATGATGTCAGTCCCATGGAAAGAAACTCCATATAa